A genomic region of Prionailurus viverrinus isolate Anna chromosome D4, UM_Priviv_1.0, whole genome shotgun sequence contains the following coding sequences:
- the SPATA31F1 gene encoding protein FAM205A produces MLRSTFVLWDFEYTLYVYVFIFIILLIIWQVKRSYHGLRLEPQRSCCPRHRRVRIRDAAFRARRLSREEAEKPWELLSVMKSQGWLPQEGSVRRLLCADTCCQICNSMALEIQQLLVGENTLICPPSSEPLQGSSCLEILSMSNVSLEQNLDQCSLHSKAFVYPSVTSPVLQSIDQKCLTQSAAQSTGTARVHNYWAEHHQLGQGFQITGVPRGQETMSGSRLEEARLTVNQQEMMQSTPNHVYGNQGQQPLNSQVTLHTLNHEFTTQTHPMALHMVTVLPANLPFLSPEVLRLLEVHVKKWMHFQRWGLPRRVEESLRQLMPNPPFFCQRVNDQPASFIPNDTSKFSVEKLGTYSYQNWGPFMGSQPTQAFWVSEWSTMDPEQRHHHQQIPNHMALALLSPALKESHHLYPHPGHQAHDSVAHLQQKYSQLFCGHPSLHSESLVNTLIGSQNCSTNGSISQHPLKDALLFKELSVLPLLPKIVPQSVPPSSPSSPNWVTPSDYQQAQISVPLLTLAECDALEWHLLQKQLQLQWGLPAVFQRPQHSQSPIQYRPCGKAQSPETVKSFWPVKPITVLTRKLLFFPEHARRLLEFHLQRQLIHHRWGLPQKIQESIQLLLSPTDQSTLSWSSTALANMSAPQPTALETTGAGDPFSPFTDPVSVPMPHFFDQAKAILQSHINSKCGQIHQGKVPACVYSSWQYIIPGDLQVAPLTCIPESKPLELQAATDPAPQEKAIPWMPMALDQQQQASRDAVTEHPKLPRALSEGAIEKLETTLRHKYLAFLSGLPALYYVALSRAMGPAITTQDVITGMVPGSGKFPTEPLTQMISSEEKCLSLGPCFQDANNTCANIADEFQAEGQVEEDANNTCANTADEFQAENQVEGMIETVHLESQTETSGPYTLKKPILAKLNFHLRKKILEIQLGIPIKARKSREQTIAIPENTTTQESPGSLNNQGKTLLQDLPTPPDVPRAPDPEWLHLKEQLAIELKAVQQNQKQPSSTAVPHGSAHWASKISQPSGDMTEAQVLCVQLEASVNSPSLEEPWSPEPQSPSKSKDSAQVPMLAEKRKDPGKPKLAGDHGEGDAGLAHCSTREISHPDAAQRTEGTNRTPCSPWRRSHSFHLDAFCEHSTQHPQIKLPEPPPRIPRRKESKKNDLQDSQTKLNVLLKPAMISKNAQPMVPQASKGQSILGQLIQGKPLQGQTLKGQVLQRQVMPVHTNKRPSLTESGLRSKMKSFLHCFNTKTKGKGHEESMFSTAAKAANTRRENVEKSLAPAKSPTGRTKTEKTGGDSKAQSSPTEKQVCLAFLDGLHSPDNKLQHRSHSQQLHSASVLSHPRHCPRHCPIVAFATQPGNLP; encoded by the exons ATGTTGAGAAGTACTTTTGTTCTGTGGGATTTCGAGTATACCTTATATGTCTATGTCTTCATCTTCATCATTCTCCTAATTATCTGGCAAGTAAAAAGGAGTTACCATGGATTAAGGCTGGAACCTCAAAGGAGCTGCTGCCCG CGTCACCGAAGAGTCAGGATAAGAGATGCAGCATTTAGAG CTAGGAGACTTTCCCGGGAAGAAGCTGAGAAGCCATGGGAGCTGCTCTCTGTCATGAAAAG CCAGGGCTGGCTTCCTCAGGAGGGAAGTGTGCGACGGCTCCTGTGTGCAGATACCTGCTGCCAAATCTGCAATTCTATGGCTCTGGAGATTCAGCAGTTGCTGGTGGGTGAGAACACCCTGATCTGTCCCCCTTCATCAGAGCCATTGCAGGGGTCCTCTTGCCTAGAGATTTTGTCCATGTCTAATGTGTCTTTAGAACAGAATCTGGACCAATGTTCCCTACactccaaagcatttgtatatccATCTGTAACATCCCCAGTGTTGCAATCAATAGATCAGAAATGCTTAACACAGTCAGCTGCCCAGTCGACTGGTACAGCCAGGGTACACAATTACTGGGCTGAACACCACCAGCTGGGGCAAGGATTTCAAATAACTGGGGTGCCCAGGGGCCAAGAGACTATGTCTGGCTCAAGACTTGAGGAGGCTAGGTTAACAGTGAACCAGCAGGAGATGATGCAGAGCACCCCCAACCATGTCTATGGGAACCAAGGGCAGCAGCCCTTGAATTCCCAGGTCACTCTGCACACCCTAAACCACGAATTCACTACCCAGACACACCCTATGGCCTTACATATGGTTACTGTCCTCCCTGCTAACCTGCCATTCCTCAGTCCTGAAGTCCTGAGGCTTCTTGAGGTACATGTGAAAAAATGGATGCATTTCCAGAGATGGGGGCTTCCCAGACGTGTGGAGGAGTCCCTAAGGCAGCTTATGCCAAACCCGCCATTCTTTTGCCAACGTGTAAATGACCAACCAGCTTCTTTCATCCCAAATGATACTTCTAAGTTCTCTGTTGAAAAACTGGGGACCTATTCCTACCAGAACTGGGGTCCATTTATGGGCAGCCAGCCTACCCAGGCCTTCTGGGTTTCTGAATGGTCCACTATGGACCCAGAACAAAGACACCACCACCAGCAAATCCCCAACCATATGGCTCTGGCTTTGCTGTCTCCAGCCCTTAAAGAATCACATCATCTCTATCCACATCCTGGGCACCAGGCTCATGACTCAGTGGCCCATCTGCAGCAGAAATACAGCCAGCTATTCTGTGGCCACCCTTCTCTGCACAGTGAGTCCCTGGTCAACACATTAATAGGTTCTCAAAACTGCTCCACAAATGGGAGCATATCCCAGCACCCCCTGAAGGATGCTCTTCTCTTCAAGGaactctctgtcctccccctgctGCCTAAAATTGTACCCCAATCAGTCCCACCCTCTTCCCCATCTTCCCCAAATTGGGTCACTCCATCTGATTACCAACAAGCTCAGATCAGTGTTCCATTATTGACGCTGGCTGAGTGTGATGCCTTGGAGTGGCACCTGCTGCAGAAGCAGCTCCAGCTTCAGTGGGGCTTGCCAGCGGTTTTCCAGAGACCTCAGCATAGCCAGAGCCCCATACAGTATAGGCCCTGTGGCAAAGCCCAGTCTCCAGAGACAGTGAAAAGTTTTTGGCCAGTGAAGCCCATCACAGTCCTCACTAGGAAACTACTCTTCTTTCCGGAACATGCCCGGAGGCTGCTGGAATTCCATCTCCAGAGGCAGCTGATTCACCATCGTTGGGGCCTGCCCCAAAAGATCCAGGAGTCCATCCAGTTGCTCCTGTCCCCCACTGATCAGTCAACTCTGTCCTGGAGTAGCACAGCCCTAGCCAACATGAGTGCTCCCCAACCTACAGCCCTAGAAACCACTGGGGCCGGTGACCCATTCTCACCCTTCACAGACCCAGTGTCAGTCCCCATGCCACACTTTTTTGACCAGGCCAAGGCAATATTACAGAGCCACATCAACTCCAAATGTGGGCAGATCCACCAGGGCAAGGTCCCTGCTTGTGTATACAGCTCTTGGCAGTACATAATTCCTGGTGACCTGCAAGTGGCTCCCTTAACCTGCATCCCAGAAAGCAAGCCCTTGGAGCTGCAGGCAGCAACTGACCCTGCCCCACAAGAGAAAGCTATACCCTGGATGCCAATGGCCCTTGACCAACAGCAACAAGCCTCACGAGATGCTGTCACTGAACACCCTAAGCTGCCCCGAGCCCTGTCTGAGGGAGCCATTGAGAAACTGGAGACCACTTTGCGGCACAAGTATCTGGCCTTCTTGTCAGGGCTGCCTGCTCTTTATTATGTGGCTCTTTCTAGGGCCATGGGACCAGCAATCACTACCCAAGATGTGATCACAGGAATGGTGCCTGGATCTGGAAAATTCCCAACTGAACCTCTGACTCAGATGATCTCATCTGAAGAGAAATGTCTGAGTCTTGGGCCATGCTTTCAAGATGCCAACAACACTTGTGCAAACATTGCAGATGAGTTCCAGGCTGAAGGGCAGGTAGAAGAAGATGCCAACAACACCTGTGCAAACACTGCAGATGAGTTCCAGGCTGAAAATCAGGTAGAAGGAATGATTGAGACAGTGCATCTAGAAAGCCAGACAGAGACTTCTGGGCCCTACACACTCAAGAAACCCATCTTGGCCAAATTAAATTTCCATCTAAGAAAGAAGATCCTAGAGATACAACTGGGAATTCCCATAAAGGCAAGGAAGTCCAGAGAACAAACTATAGCAATCCCAGAGAACACAACCACACAGGAGTCTCCAGGGAGTCTGAACAACCAAGGGAAAACATTGCTCCAggatctccccaccccaccagatGTTCCTCGTGCCCCAGATCCAGAATGGCTCCACCTTAAAGAACAGCTGGCCATTGAGTTAAAGGCAGTGCAGCAGAACCAGAAGCAACCTAGTTCCACAGCAGTACCCCATGGTTCTGCCCACTGGGCCTCTAAGATCTCACAACCCAGTGGCGACATGACAGAGGCCCAGGTACTTTGTGTTCAGCTTGAGGCCAGTGTGAACAGCCCCAGCCTAGAGGAACCCTGGAGCCCTGAGCCCCAAAGCCCCAGCAAGAGCAAAGACTCAGCCCAAGTTCCCATGCtggcagaaaagagaaaggacccaggGAAACCCAAATTGGCAGGGGACCATGGAGAAGGGGATGCCGGGCTTGCGCACTGCTCTACAAGAGAAATAAGCCACCCTGATGCAGCCCAGAGGACAGAAGGGACGAACAGGACACCATGCAGTCCCTGGCGACGAAGCCATAGCTTTCATCTTGATGCTTTCTGTGAACATAGTACCCAGCACCCTCAGATTAAGCTTCCAGAGCCACCTCCAAGAATCCCCAGGAGGAAGGAATCTAAGAAGAATGACCTGCAGGACAGTCAAACCAAGCTCAATGTCCTTCTCAAACCAGCAATGATTTCTAAGAATGCCCAGCCTATGGTGCCCCAGGCATCAAAGGGCCAGTCTATCCTGGGCCAACTCATTCAGGGCAAGCCTTTGCAGGGCCAAACTTTGAAAGGTCAAGTTTTGCAGCGGCAGGTGATGCCAGTCCATACTAATAAGAGGCCCAGCCTTACAGAATCTGGCTTGAGAAGTAAGATGAAATCCTTTCTGCACTGTTTTAACACCAAGACAAAAGGCAAAGGGCATGAGGAATCCATGTTCTCTACAGCTGCGAAGGCAGCCAATACCAgaagagaaaatgtagaaaagagcCTGGCTCCAGCCAAAAGTCCCACAGGGCGAACCAAGACAGAGAAAACAGGAGGGGACTCCAAGGCCCAATCTTCCCCCACTGAGAAGCAGGTGTGCCTGGCCTTCTTGGATGGTCTCCATTCCCCAGACAATAAACTCCAGCACCGCTCCCACTCCCAGCAACTCCACTCTGCCTCAGTCCTGAGCCACCCCCGCCACTGCCCTCGGCACTGTCCTATAGTGGCTTTTGCTACCCAACCAGGGAACTTGCCCTAG